A genomic stretch from Flavobacterium humidisoli includes:
- a CDS encoding intradiol ring-cleavage dioxygenase — MDRKKFIRNGILGVASLVTASKFLESCSKSDNDETDTSNSGDGSCTVSPSETKGPFPIKTPSQLVLENIKSDRVGIALLINLKIENKNNNCEPLSGALVDVWHCDKDGNYSEYGGTQMQQTDYTSVHFLRGRQTSNASGEVSFISIYPGWYQGRAPHVHVEVLSSTGTSLLVTQIAFPETISSEVYSSTNYAAHGQADTANTKDNVFADSLTDELATITGNLTDGFTLTKTITVNA; from the coding sequence ATGGACAGAAAGAAATTTATCCGAAATGGCATTTTGGGCGTTGCATCATTGGTAACAGCTTCAAAATTTTTAGAATCCTGTTCTAAAAGCGACAATGACGAAACTGATACGAGCAATTCTGGAGACGGAAGCTGTACCGTTTCTCCTTCAGAAACAAAAGGTCCGTTCCCTATCAAAACGCCAAGTCAGCTGGTTTTAGAAAACATCAAATCTGATCGTGTTGGAATTGCACTATTGATTAATTTAAAAATCGAAAATAAAAACAACAATTGCGAACCTCTTTCGGGAGCTTTAGTTGATGTTTGGCATTGCGACAAAGACGGAAATTATTCTGAATACGGCGGCACGCAAATGCAGCAGACAGATTATACTTCTGTTCATTTCCTTAGAGGAAGACAAACTTCTAATGCCAGCGGAGAAGTTTCTTTTATTTCAATTTATCCTGGTTGGTATCAAGGAAGAGCTCCTCATGTGCATGTTGAAGTTTTATCAAGCACAGGAACTTCTTTATTGGTAACTCAAATTGCTTTTCCTGAAACCATATCAAGTGAAGTATATTCTAGCACCAATTATGCCGCGCATGGGCAGGCAGATACTGCAAATACAAAAGACAATGTTTTTGCTGATAGTTTAACCGACGAGCTCGCTACCATAACAGGTAATTTGACAGATGGTTTCACATTGACTAAAACTATAACTGTTAACGCATAA
- a CDS encoding type IX secretion system membrane protein PorP/SprF codes for MEFKIKVLLIFLITTFYSYSQEGLPVYSDYLSDNYYLIHPSMAGAANCAKIRLTARKQWFGEEEAPSLQTLSFNGRIGERSGAGIILFNDKNGYHSQKGVKLTYAHHIMFSRDELDLNQLSFGISGGLIQSQLDETKFGGTFDPIVFGSIQKDSYFNLDVGASYNYLDFYAHATVQGLLETRRELYTDYETDNLRKFLLSAGYVFGKSNSWTWEPSILFQLFDQTKAKTLDLNMKAYKSMDFGSLWAALSYRRGFDGAQYISGTGVSSQKLQYFTPIVGVNFKNFMFAYTYTQLMGDVKFDTGGFHQITLGVNLFCRKARYDCNCPAVN; via the coding sequence ATGGAATTTAAAATCAAGGTTTTATTAATTTTTCTCATTACTACTTTTTATTCTTACTCTCAAGAGGGACTACCTGTTTATTCTGATTATTTGTCTGATAATTATTACTTAATTCATCCTTCTATGGCTGGCGCGGCTAATTGTGCCAAAATAAGATTAACCGCCAGAAAGCAATGGTTTGGAGAAGAAGAAGCTCCTTCTTTGCAGACTTTAAGTTTTAACGGAAGAATTGGAGAACGTTCTGGAGCTGGTATAATTCTTTTTAATGATAAAAACGGATATCATTCTCAAAAAGGTGTGAAATTGACTTACGCGCATCATATTATGTTTTCAAGAGACGAATTAGATTTAAATCAGTTGTCTTTTGGAATTAGCGGAGGTTTAATACAAAGCCAATTGGACGAAACAAAATTTGGCGGAACTTTTGATCCAATTGTTTTTGGGTCAATTCAGAAAGATTCTTATTTCAATCTTGACGTTGGAGCGTCTTATAATTATTTAGATTTCTATGCACACGCAACAGTTCAAGGATTGTTAGAAACTAGAAGAGAATTATATACGGATTATGAAACAGATAATCTTAGAAAGTTTTTATTGAGCGCTGGTTATGTATTCGGAAAAAGTAACAGTTGGACTTGGGAGCCTTCTATTCTTTTCCAGTTATTTGATCAGACAAAAGCAAAAACACTCGATTTGAATATGAAAGCCTACAAAAGCATGGATTTTGGAAGTCTATGGGCGGCTTTATCTTATAGAAGAGGTTTTGATGGCGCACAATATATTTCGGGAACTGGAGTATCCTCTCAAAAATTACAATACTTTACACCGATTGTTGGAGTTAATTTCAAAAACTTTATGTTTGCTTACACCTATACTCAGTTAATGGGAGATGTTAAGTTTGATACAGGCGGTTTTCATCAAATTACTTTAGGAGTTAATTTATTCTGCAGAAAAGCACGTTACGACTGTAATTGTCCTGCGGTGAACTAA
- a CDS encoding DUF4907 domain-containing protein yields MIINIKQFFWSNIQKSFVVFAVLFFIACAKKETLTTASFKTNSGWGYTIAYKEKILIKQSVIPVISATKSFETETDALKVADLVKQKLKQNLSPTVTKNELILLKIKL; encoded by the coding sequence ATGATAATTAATATTAAACAATTCTTCTGGAGTAACATCCAGAAGAGTTTTGTAGTTTTTGCTGTTCTCTTTTTTATCGCTTGTGCGAAAAAAGAAACTTTAACAACGGCTTCTTTTAAAACAAACTCTGGTTGGGGATACACAATTGCCTATAAGGAAAAAATTTTAATTAAACAGTCTGTTATTCCCGTAATAAGCGCTACTAAAAGTTTTGAAACAGAAACCGATGCTCTAAAAGTTGCAGATCTTGTTAAGCAGAAACTCAAACAAAACTTATCTCCAACGGTAACCAAAAATGAATTAATTTTATTAAAAATAAAATTGTAA
- a CDS encoding LytR/AlgR family response regulator transcription factor has product MKCVIIDDEPLAVDLLQDFVKKVDALELVSTFNNAIDAVSFINQNNVDLVFLDIQMPHFSGIDFLNTIEKKPLVIFTTAYSDYAVEGFNLGAVDYLVKPIPFHRFLKAVVRAQQILQPVANTAIAENNNAPEIEQDFMFVRAEYENVKLNFTDILFIEGLKDYVKIYTTDNKFTLTLISLIKLENLLSSKGFARIHRSYIINIKHVKSIQKNKVLISDKRIPISESYKNTFFEKINL; this is encoded by the coding sequence ATGAAATGTGTAATTATTGATGACGAACCTTTAGCTGTAGACTTATTACAGGATTTTGTCAAAAAAGTAGATGCTCTAGAGCTGGTAAGCACTTTCAATAATGCTATTGATGCTGTTTCATTTATCAATCAGAATAATGTTGACTTAGTTTTTCTAGACATCCAGATGCCTCATTTTTCTGGAATTGATTTTTTAAATACAATCGAAAAAAAACCTCTTGTTATTTTTACAACTGCTTATTCTGATTATGCTGTAGAAGGTTTTAATCTTGGCGCTGTCGATTATTTAGTAAAGCCAATTCCATTTCATCGCTTTTTGAAGGCAGTTGTAAGAGCACAACAGATCTTGCAGCCTGTAGCTAATACTGCAATTGCAGAAAACAATAATGCGCCCGAAATTGAACAGGATTTTATGTTTGTTAGGGCTGAATATGAAAATGTAAAATTGAATTTTACTGATATTCTTTTTATTGAAGGCCTAAAAGATTATGTCAAAATTTATACAACAGATAATAAATTTACACTGACATTAATTAGTCTAATAAAACTTGAAAATCTACTTTCAAGCAAGGGTTTTGCAAGAATTCATAGATCGTATATTATCAATATCAAACACGTAAAATCGATTCAGAAAAACAAGGTTTTAATAAGCGATAAAAGAATTCCAATCAGCGAAAGCTATAAAAATACTTTCTTCGAAAAAATCAACCTATAA
- a CDS encoding DUF6268 family outer membrane beta-barrel protein → MKVRFLICSLFLISFLGLKAQENFSATVNFKTEPTDKINFSETDVAVFYQKKLGTKSKIANTLEYSNLKVNYEFNPYNFYADQDKFNQVQNKFEYSSEITEKTKWQLSLIPTVNFQSKLDFSDLTVLGSLTVSQQLSSKINLIVGAGRTSIFGAPKITPIVAFDYKMNEQTDFKIGFPDSRISYSNNARNQFSLTNSFNGNFYHLDETNTDNNAEKAVLSQMTSALEYERNVTGNWFLNFKAGYDFNKKYNLLDKSDHKVYDYNSGNGYVLGIGIKYKQ, encoded by the coding sequence ATGAAAGTAAGGTTTTTAATTTGTTCTCTTTTTTTGATTTCATTTTTAGGTTTAAAAGCTCAGGAAAACTTTAGCGCTACGGTAAATTTTAAAACTGAGCCAACAGACAAGATAAATTTTAGCGAAACAGATGTTGCTGTTTTTTATCAGAAGAAACTAGGAACAAAAAGCAAAATAGCGAACACTTTAGAATATTCCAATTTGAAGGTGAATTACGAATTCAATCCCTATAATTTTTATGCGGATCAGGATAAATTCAATCAAGTTCAAAACAAATTCGAATATTCGTCTGAAATAACAGAAAAAACTAAATGGCAGCTTTCTCTTATTCCGACAGTAAATTTCCAGAGCAAACTGGATTTTTCAGACCTGACAGTCCTAGGAAGTTTGACAGTAAGCCAACAGTTGAGTTCAAAAATAAATTTAATTGTCGGAGCTGGCAGAACATCGATTTTTGGAGCGCCAAAAATAACGCCGATTGTGGCTTTTGATTATAAAATGAATGAACAAACCGATTTTAAAATCGGGTTTCCAGATTCGAGAATTTCTTATTCTAATAATGCTCGAAACCAATTCAGTCTGACAAATAGTTTTAATGGAAATTTTTATCATTTGGATGAAACAAATACAGATAATAATGCCGAAAAAGCAGTTTTATCGCAAATGACATCGGCTCTAGAATATGAAAGAAATGTTACTGGCAATTGGTTTTTAAATTTTAAAGCAGGTTACGATTTCAATAAAAAATACAATTTACTAGATAAAAGTGACCACAAAGTATATGACTACAATAGCGGAAATGGTTACGTTTTAGGAATAGGGATCAAATACAAACAATAA
- a CDS encoding gamma carbonic anhydrase family protein: protein MLIKSVNGKSPLIPEDCYVAENATIVGDVTFGESCSVWFNAVVRGDVHFIKIGNKVNIQDGAVIHCTYQKHPTIIGNNVSIGHNAIVHGCTIHDNVLIGMGAIVMDNCVVESNAIVAAGAVVTQNTVVTSGSIYAGVPAKKVKDIDQSDFAGEIGRISNNYVMYSSWFKEEK from the coding sequence ATGCTTATTAAATCTGTAAACGGAAAATCACCTCTTATTCCAGAGGATTGTTATGTTGCCGAAAACGCAACTATTGTAGGAGATGTTACTTTTGGAGAATCTTGCAGTGTCTGGTTTAATGCTGTTGTGAGAGGAGATGTTCATTTCATTAAAATTGGAAACAAGGTTAACATTCAGGATGGTGCCGTAATTCACTGCACTTATCAAAAACATCCAACAATTATAGGGAATAATGTTTCAATTGGGCATAATGCAATTGTGCATGGCTGTACTATTCATGATAATGTTTTAATCGGAATGGGAGCAATTGTAATGGATAATTGTGTGGTAGAGAGCAATGCTATTGTTGCTGCAGGTGCCGTTGTAACTCAGAATACTGTTGTAACTTCTGGAAGTATTTATGCTGGAGTTCCTGCCAAAAAAGTAAAAGACATCGATCAATCTGATTTTGCAGGTGAAATAGGGCGTATTTCAAACAACTATGTTATGTATTCTAGCTGGTTTAAAGAAGAAAAATAA
- the murI gene encoding glutamate racemase, with translation MTNNNPIGVFDSGIGGTSIWSAIHDLLPNEKTIYLADSKNAPYGQRTKEEIVALSKKNVEFLLENNCKLIVVACNTATTNAIFELRADYDVPFVGIEPAIKPAANNSQTQVIGILATKGTLNSELFNKTAEMFQNTKIIEQVGHGLVQLIEDGNLYSPEMTQLLESYLQPMIEANIDYLVLGCSHYPYLIPQIKKILPDHIKIIDSGEAVARQTKNLLRDKVGFSESTDHDPIFYVNSDPKVLESILEHKYPVIKKDF, from the coding sequence ATGACAAACAATAATCCTATAGGCGTTTTTGATTCTGGTATTGGCGGAACTTCCATTTGGAGCGCCATCCATGACCTTCTTCCAAACGAAAAAACCATTTATTTGGCTGATAGTAAAAATGCTCCTTACGGGCAAAGAACCAAAGAAGAGATTGTTGCATTAAGCAAAAAAAACGTAGAATTTCTACTAGAGAATAATTGCAAACTAATTGTTGTAGCGTGTAACACTGCAACTACAAATGCCATATTTGAACTTCGTGCAGATTATGATGTTCCGTTTGTTGGAATTGAGCCTGCTATTAAACCTGCGGCAAACAATTCTCAAACACAGGTAATCGGAATTCTAGCTACAAAAGGAACTCTCAACAGCGAATTATTTAATAAAACTGCTGAGATGTTTCAAAACACTAAAATCATTGAGCAAGTAGGCCACGGACTTGTACAGCTTATTGAAGATGGCAATTTGTACTCACCAGAAATGACTCAGTTATTAGAATCTTATCTACAACCTATGATTGAAGCTAATATTGATTATTTGGTTTTAGGATGCAGCCATTACCCTTATCTAATTCCTCAGATAAAAAAAATTCTCCCAGATCATATTAAAATAATAGATTCAGGAGAAGCTGTTGCGCGTCAGACTAAAAATCTGCTACGTGATAAAGTTGGTTTTTCTGAAAGTACAGATCACGATCCTATATTTTATGTCAACTCAGACCCAAAAGTTCTGGAGTCAATTTTAGAACATAAATATCCCGTAATCAAAAAAGACTTTTAG
- a CDS encoding OmpH family outer membrane protein, translating to MMKQIKTLLIAAILILGASNTMNAQAKVAHVDVSEIMSKMPAMLDAQNQLQKLSGTYDAEYKKMVDEYQVKIKKYEAEAATVTDAVNGERSKEVQDMQKRIVDYRDNAQKELQQKETDIVKPLMEKVRASIQKVGKAKGFQYVLDGSTLLLADGPNITADVKKDLGF from the coding sequence ATGATGAAACAAATCAAAACTTTACTAATTGCTGCGATTTTAATTTTAGGAGCAAGTAACACAATGAACGCACAAGCGAAGGTAGCTCATGTTGATGTAAGCGAGATCATGTCGAAAATGCCTGCTATGTTAGATGCTCAAAATCAACTGCAAAAATTAAGTGGTACATATGATGCTGAATACAAAAAAATGGTTGACGAATATCAAGTAAAAATCAAAAAGTACGAAGCTGAAGCTGCAACTGTAACTGATGCTGTAAACGGTGAGCGTTCTAAAGAGGTTCAAGATATGCAAAAGAGAATTGTTGATTACAGAGACAATGCTCAAAAAGAATTACAACAAAAAGAAACTGACATCGTAAAACCATTAATGGAAAAAGTTAGAGCTTCTATTCAAAAAGTAGGAAAAGCTAAAGGTTTCCAATATGTATTAGACGGTTCTACTTTATTATTAGCTGATGGTCCAAACATCACTGCTGACGTTAAAAAAGATTTAGGATTCTAA
- a CDS encoding aromatic hydrocarbon degradation protein, with protein sequence MKNKIVLWSCFLLMSLTSFSQSISSSPYSLYGVGSLYDSDFGNLPSIGGSGIALPSDTFINNLNPASLGFMYQNHFLFDIGGKAIATTYQSSTRTEKRNNFQFSHLAFAFPVTKNSGFSLALRPYSSSVFKISNLKLPIADSQEYYYVTAQGSGGLNNLDFSYGYRFGKKLTLGATGTFLFGNTVDDRAFLISNAITTIHKKTDYSGVRATLGGQFKIDSTFTIGTTVKVPSRIKASKVQSVASIADDVETAVETNVATDTDDYYMPLELGFGVSKRFKNNLNLTLDYEKSFWDSTKQSELYGEFVNQDRFALGISYNAKKNIRKYWDRVGYSAGVNYDNGYLEVDKHRVNNASISIGLNLPIENTFSSLNISYSYGQKGRIANDLIKENYHKISINLSLDGIWFVKRKFE encoded by the coding sequence ATGAAAAATAAAATTGTTTTATGGAGTTGCTTCCTTTTAATGTCGCTGACTTCCTTTTCTCAAAGCATCTCAAGTTCGCCCTATTCGCTTTATGGTGTCGGAAGTTTGTATGATTCAGATTTTGGTAATCTGCCTTCAATTGGTGGTTCTGGAATTGCTTTACCTTCCGATACTTTTATCAATAATCTAAATCCAGCATCTTTAGGATTTATGTATCAGAATCACTTTCTTTTTGATATTGGAGGAAAAGCTATTGCGACTACCTATCAGAGCAGTACTCGTACAGAAAAACGAAATAATTTTCAATTTTCTCATTTGGCTTTTGCTTTTCCGGTTACTAAAAATTCTGGTTTTAGTTTAGCACTCCGTCCGTATTCTAGTTCGGTGTTTAAGATTTCAAATTTAAAACTTCCAATTGCCGATAGCCAGGAATATTATTATGTGACGGCGCAGGGATCTGGAGGTTTAAACAATTTGGATTTTTCATACGGATACAGATTTGGAAAAAAATTGACATTGGGAGCGACAGGAACTTTTCTTTTTGGGAATACAGTAGACGATCGTGCTTTTTTGATTTCTAATGCCATTACTACCATACATAAAAAGACAGATTACAGTGGTGTACGCGCAACATTAGGGGGACAATTCAAAATAGATTCCACTTTTACAATTGGAACAACAGTTAAAGTTCCTTCAAGGATAAAAGCTTCCAAAGTGCAGTCGGTAGCAAGTATTGCAGATGATGTGGAGACTGCTGTAGAAACCAATGTAGCTACAGATACAGACGATTACTACATGCCTTTAGAGCTAGGTTTTGGAGTCAGTAAACGATTTAAAAATAATTTGAATCTAACTTTAGATTATGAGAAGAGTTTCTGGGATAGCACAAAGCAATCTGAACTTTATGGAGAATTTGTAAATCAAGACCGTTTTGCGCTCGGAATTAGCTATAACGCTAAAAAGAATATTAGGAAATATTGGGATAGGGTAGGGTATTCTGCAGGTGTAAATTATGACAATGGTTATCTTGAAGTAGATAAACATCGTGTCAATAATGCTTCTATCTCTATTGGATTAAACTTGCCAATCGAGAATACATTTTCGTCACTTAATATTTCATATTCTTATGGACAGAAAGGCCGAATTGCAAATGATTTAATCAAGGAAAATTACCATAAAATATCAATCAATTTGTCGCTAGACGGAATTTGGTTTGTCAAGCGAAAGTTTGAATAA
- a CDS encoding Kelch repeat-containing protein yields the protein MINLKKGILFTALFSSLFLISCSNDNDDDDLMGNWIKKSAFDGPARSSATSFVIGDFAYVVGGYTGDVYLKDLWVYNSNGDYWEQKADFGGVGRSSASSFALNEKGYVGLGYDGTNKLKDFYQYDPSANSWTQKTDFAGTARYAAVGFQVGGKAYFGTGYDGNYLKDFYQYDDQANAWTLVNGFSGNKRRNATVFTIADKAYLVTGVNNGVYQEDFWEFDPATDVWTRKRDVDKDTDDDYSYNDDYAIVRSNASSFSMNGLGYIIGGENIKTVWEYNPSTDLWTERTPMEGATRTDAVGFAINNRGFYMLGRIGSTYFDDAWEFSPLDEQSDDDN from the coding sequence ATGATTAATCTAAAAAAAGGAATTTTATTCACCGCGCTTTTTTCAAGCCTCTTTTTGATAAGCTGCAGCAATGATAATGATGATGATGATTTGATGGGTAACTGGATTAAAAAATCTGCTTTTGACGGTCCTGCAAGATCTAGTGCTACAAGTTTCGTTATCGGAGATTTTGCTTACGTAGTTGGTGGCTATACTGGCGATGTTTATTTAAAAGATTTATGGGTTTATAACTCAAACGGAGATTACTGGGAGCAAAAAGCAGATTTTGGAGGTGTAGGAAGAAGTTCTGCGTCTAGTTTTGCATTAAATGAAAAAGGTTATGTTGGTCTTGGTTATGACGGAACAAACAAACTGAAAGACTTTTACCAATATGACCCTTCTGCAAATAGCTGGACACAAAAAACAGATTTTGCAGGAACAGCGCGTTACGCCGCTGTAGGATTTCAAGTTGGCGGTAAAGCCTATTTTGGAACAGGTTACGACGGAAACTATTTGAAAGATTTCTACCAGTACGATGATCAAGCAAATGCGTGGACTCTAGTAAACGGTTTTAGCGGTAACAAAAGACGAAATGCAACTGTTTTTACAATTGCAGACAAAGCATATTTAGTTACTGGTGTAAACAATGGTGTTTATCAGGAGGATTTCTGGGAATTTGATCCAGCGACAGATGTCTGGACAAGAAAAAGAGATGTTGACAAAGATACTGATGACGATTACAGCTACAATGATGATTATGCTATTGTACGTTCTAATGCTTCAAGCTTTTCTATGAATGGATTAGGATATATTATAGGTGGTGAAAACATAAAAACAGTTTGGGAGTACAATCCTTCAACTGATTTATGGACAGAAAGAACTCCAATGGAAGGCGCCACAAGAACAGATGCTGTTGGTTTCGCCATCAACAACCGCGGATTCTATATGTTAGGAAGAATTGGCTCTACTTATTTTGATGATGCTTGGGAATTTAGCCCATTAGACGAACAAAGCGACGATGATAATTAA
- a CDS encoding sensor histidine kinase, producing the protein MQIDTIKNTGYNKILFHSMIWIFFILTSLIQFYESPFKLDNDFYAQWLSGILLFYLNYFYLVPNYLLQKKYWLYGIFAIGLIALFMVIRFNYFVPEFRHLRPENMMHAKTIIRDPHFFPRDGRMHHRIEMRQPLFFKIAPSFFYILILTVSAIFRTLTEFYNNQQNKLIAETHRTNTELIYLRKQTNPHFLFNSLNSIYSLAHKKSDLVPDAIVTLSELMRYMLYETDNKTVALEKEINYIQNYIELQKLRLNNIEDIVINVHGDTKNKFIEPLLLISFVENAFKYGTDYKGAAHVKIKILITDHNLDFWIENTIENYVKDPENSGIGLVNIQNRLDLLYPNAHELTITQDNEYYRVHLNLKLDEIKTAIH; encoded by the coding sequence ATGCAGATCGATACCATTAAAAATACAGGCTATAACAAAATATTATTCCATTCTATGATATGGATTTTCTTTATTTTAACTTCTTTGATTCAATTTTACGAAAGTCCGTTTAAGCTTGACAACGATTTTTACGCCCAATGGCTTTCTGGAATTTTATTGTTTTATCTGAACTATTTTTATTTGGTCCCAAATTATTTGTTACAAAAAAAATATTGGCTATATGGTATATTTGCTATTGGCCTGATAGCGCTATTTATGGTAATAAGATTTAATTATTTTGTTCCTGAATTTAGACATTTAAGACCCGAAAATATGATGCATGCTAAAACCATTATTCGGGACCCACATTTTTTTCCGAGAGATGGCAGAATGCATCACAGAATAGAAATGAGACAACCTCTTTTCTTTAAAATCGCCCCTTCATTTTTCTATATTCTGATTCTTACAGTCTCAGCAATTTTTAGAACATTAACTGAATTTTACAATAATCAGCAAAATAAACTGATTGCTGAAACGCATAGAACAAATACAGAATTGATTTATCTGCGTAAACAAACCAATCCGCATTTTTTATTCAATTCTTTAAACAGTATTTATTCTTTGGCACACAAAAAATCTGATTTGGTCCCTGATGCCATCGTGACCTTGTCTGAACTCATGCGCTACATGCTGTATGAGACAGATAACAAAACGGTGGCTTTAGAAAAAGAAATCAATTATATCCAAAATTATATAGAGTTACAAAAGCTGCGATTAAATAATATTGAAGACATTGTAATCAATGTGCATGGCGATACTAAAAATAAATTTATTGAGCCTTTGTTACTAATTTCTTTTGTCGAAAATGCTTTTAAGTATGGAACAGATTATAAAGGCGCGGCTCATGTAAAAATCAAAATTCTAATTACAGATCATAATTTGGATTTCTGGATTGAAAACACCATTGAGAATTACGTTAAAGATCCTGAAAACTCAGGAATCGGATTGGTAAATATTCAAAACCGCCTTGACCTTTTATACCCTAACGCACACGAACTAACCATTACTCAGGATAATGAATATTACCGAGTTCATTTGAATTTAAAGTTGGACGAAATTAAAACCGCAATACATTAA
- a CDS encoding DUF4270 family protein has product MHKFILILLLVFTLFSCGTDTDTGEFTVGSDYLALSNKVIMIDTVTVEMSTINFDSLVTSSTSRILVGNYDDPIFGKVKSNSYFQVSSSIYTLNSSGSDTDAVNYVFDSISMILKYDKYYYGDTTKVQTFDIHRLLQKIKANTGESDFYNNSAFNYSPESLGKMSFIPRPTQKDSINIKMNDEFGEALFQKIKKREVTDLDSFTEYLKGLVLVPETSNSSSVIGFSAGKSKIRLYYSKYKGDADQISYFLDFTIIDITKQFNSISLDKTGTLLQNLPISSSNLSSSLTNNQGFIQSGTGVACRVEFPNIKQFKNISTNGAIVNAELFVKPINNSYSDKYPLADSLAVYVGDNLNRISGTLVNSAGTTVYGILNKKSDEFNENLGYTIPIGAFLQKEMLKQADSRSSLILTLPSISKSVNRIVLGNQKHIDNKIQLKIYYISY; this is encoded by the coding sequence ATGCACAAGTTTATATTGATACTGCTTTTAGTATTTACCCTATTTTCATGTGGTACAGATACGGATACTGGAGAATTTACTGTTGGTTCAGATTATCTTGCTTTAAGCAATAAAGTAATTATGATAGATACTGTGACAGTAGAAATGTCAACCATCAATTTTGACTCGTTGGTAACTTCAAGTACAAGCAGGATTTTGGTTGGGAATTATGATGATCCTATTTTCGGGAAAGTAAAATCAAACAGCTATTTTCAGGTTTCAAGCAGTATTTATACATTAAATAGTTCAGGTTCTGATACTGATGCTGTAAATTATGTTTTCGATTCTATTTCGATGATTCTTAAATATGATAAATATTATTATGGAGATACTACAAAAGTTCAAACATTTGATATTCATCGTTTGCTTCAAAAAATTAAGGCCAATACTGGCGAAAGTGATTTCTACAACAATTCTGCATTTAATTATAGCCCTGAAAGCTTGGGAAAGATGTCTTTTATACCAAGACCAACACAAAAGGACTCTATAAATATTAAAATGAATGATGAGTTTGGAGAAGCTCTTTTTCAGAAAATTAAAAAGAGAGAAGTTACAGATTTAGACAGTTTTACCGAATACTTAAAAGGACTTGTTTTGGTTCCAGAAACATCCAATTCTTCTAGTGTAATCGGATTTAGTGCAGGAAAAAGTAAAATTCGACTGTATTATTCAAAATATAAAGGAGATGCAGATCAGATATCTTATTTTCTCGATTTTACAATTATCGACATAACAAAACAGTTTAATTCTATCTCTTTAGATAAAACCGGAACCTTATTGCAGAATCTTCCCATTTCTAGTAGTAATCTCTCCAGTAGTCTGACTAATAATCAAGGGTTTATTCAGTCAGGAACAGGAGTTGCTTGCAGAGTTGAATTTCCGAATATTAAGCAGTTTAAAAATATCTCAACCAACGGTGCTATTGTAAATGCCGAATTATTCGTAAAGCCAATCAATAATTCTTATTCAGATAAATATCCTCTGGCAGATTCTTTGGCAGTTTATGTTGGAGATAATCTGAATCGAATAAGCGGGACATTGGTAAATTCTGCTGGGACAACTGTCTATGGAATATTGAATAAAAAGAGTGACGAGTTTAATGAAAATTTAGGCTATACAATTCCGATTGGCGCTTTTCTTCAAAAAGAAATGCTTAAACAAGCCGATTCTAGATCATCACTTATTCTGACATTACCTTCGATTTCTAAATCGGTTAATCGAATTGTTTTGGGAAATCAAAAACATATTGACAACAAAATTCAGCTCAAAATTTATTACATCTCTTACTAA